One part of the Ornithodoros turicata isolate Travis chromosome 2, ASM3712646v1, whole genome shotgun sequence genome encodes these proteins:
- the LOC135384590 gene encoding low-density lipoprotein receptor-related protein 4-like produces PDGTSGQNCESCSGFVCDNGKCIPEQWKCDGDGDCSDGEDELRDCPVPDCDEETFLCKPLKRCLPKRYACDMDADCPDGSDEADCETRPSDGFKCNNFKCINGHFKCDGDDDCKDGSDEENCPVPEYDDPKLLCEPRKKCLREANICNKANDCPDGSDEQNCEEYDCGESRFKCANNKCINKTYKCDGDDDCKDWSDEADCPLPECQDSRQLCASRFRCLDAADVCDSREDCPDGSDERNCEEYDCGEGIFKCANYVCINRAFTCDGDDDCGDGSDEEGCPVPECTEEQFLCLPRKKCLARSDVCNLDVDCPDGSDEQDCQNYECEGYKCNNNKCVNSAYVCDGDDDCGDNSDETNCTH; encoded by the coding sequence CCGGATGGCACTTCCGGGCAGAACTGCGAAAGTTGCTCAGGATTCGTTTGTGACAACGGTAAGTGCATTCCTGAACAGTGGAAATGTGACGGCGACGGTGATTGCTCTGATGGCGAAGATGAACTTAGGGATTGTCCCGTACCTGACTGTGATGAGGAAACGTTTTTGTGCAAGCCATTGAAGAGATGTTTGCCCAAACGGTACGCCTGCGACATGGACGCTGACTGTCCCGACGGTTCCGACGAAGCCGACTGCGAAACCCGTCCTAGCGACGGCTTCAAATGCAACAACTTCAAGTGCATTAACGGCCACTTTAAATGTGATGGCGACGACGACTGCAAAGACGGTTCAGACGAAGAGAATTGCCCTGTTCCGGAATATGATGACCCAAAGTTGCTCTGCGAACCCAGGAAGAAGTGTCTTCGGGAAGCGAATATCTGCAATAAAGCCAACGACTGCCCTGATGGCTCAGATGAACAAAACTGCGAGGAATACGATTGTGGAGAGTCGAGATTCAAGTGCGCTAACAACAAGTGCATCAACAAAACCTACAAATGTGATGGAGACGATGACTGTAAAGACTGGTCTGACGAAGCGGACTGCCCTTTACCCGAGTGCCAAGATAGCCGTCAACTCTGTGCATCTAGGTTTAGGTGTCTTGACGCAGCGGATGTCTGCGACAGCAGAGAGGACTGTCCCGACGGGTCTGACGAGCGAAACTGCGAAGAGTACGACTGCGGCGAAGGAATATTCAAATGTGCAAACTACGTCTGCATTAATCGTGCGTTCACATGCGACGGGGATGATGACTGCGGCGATGGCTCCGACGAGGAAGGCTGTCCTGTACCCGAATGTACCGAGGAACAATTCCTTTGCCTACCAAGAAAGAAATGTTTGGCAAGGTCCGACGTGTGTAACCTCGACGTAGATTGTCCAGACGGTTCCGACGAACAGGACTGCCAAAACTACGAATGCGAGGGCTACAAGTGCAACAATAACAAGTGCGTGAACAGCGCGTACGTCTGCGACGGAGATGATGACTGCGGCGACAACTCTgatgaaacaaattgcacacattaA